One Shewanella sp. MR-4 DNA window includes the following coding sequences:
- a CDS encoding phosphatase PAP2 family protein — protein sequence MWHVAYVVYSEANILTHPAYLLRRLALVWLLLATIPSLLLLTQNQLFPLIDLQSPLAKALYWLTTTGTAPYGVATVLVVLALAYRHMPKALFISLFFAISLSQVISLSTSHTLKALFKEPRPNLVYLSDQGLPEEAQLNPHTFYQLAKPERSQAIAEALTELHTMEPEVKLAPNIHQHWEDEIGYSFPSGHTIFAVTLVLTASYYLLLAGLPLFANALFAWGLLMGLSRMLLGMHWPQDVLFSTVLAAIISSLSVFLVEKFRPRSKELPDGSKT from the coding sequence ATGTGGCATGTAGCCTATGTGGTTTACTCGGAGGCGAATATTTTGACTCATCCAGCCTATCTTCTACGTCGTTTAGCCCTTGTCTGGTTACTGTTGGCAACCATTCCAAGCTTACTGTTACTCACTCAAAATCAATTATTTCCGCTAATCGACCTGCAATCGCCCTTAGCCAAAGCCTTATATTGGCTCACCACCACAGGCACGGCGCCCTATGGAGTGGCAACCGTGTTAGTAGTACTGGCACTCGCCTATCGCCATATGCCAAAAGCGCTGTTTATTAGCCTGTTTTTCGCCATTAGCCTCAGTCAAGTTATCAGCCTGAGCACCAGTCATACCCTTAAAGCCTTGTTTAAAGAGCCAAGACCAAACCTAGTGTATCTGTCCGACCAAGGCCTCCCTGAGGAAGCGCAACTTAACCCACACACTTTTTATCAATTAGCCAAACCTGAGCGCTCACAGGCCATCGCCGAGGCGCTAACCGAGCTACACACCATGGAGCCCGAGGTCAAACTCGCCCCTAACATTCACCAACATTGGGAAGATGAAATCGGCTATTCCTTCCCCTCGGGTCACACAATTTTCGCAGTCACTTTAGTGCTCACCGCCAGCTATTACTTGCTACTCGCGGGTTTGCCGCTATTTGCCAACGCGTTATTTGCTTGGGGATTATTGATGGGCCTCAGCCGCATGTTACTCGGCATGCACTGGCCACAGGATGTGCTCTTCTCCACCGTACTCGCCGCCATCATTAGCAGCTTAAGTGTATTTTTAGTGGAAAAGTTCAGGCCAAGAAGTAAAGAGCTGCCCGACGGTTCAAAAACATAA
- the creD gene encoding cell envelope integrity protein CreD — translation MFNIIFWVLTLLSLALFGGAIYLVARALLKKLNRDQGTDMSAQEQPATAKGAALKNTTLLKALTIGILSIVALLPLGIIMDMTSDREALYHSVVDEIGRSWGEQQTLSGPALVIPYSYFVMQEEVSNDGKTRHEVKRTYQDELVILPKKLSLDLDLKHDFRTRGIYQSLVYNAALNGQAEFRLNRYDIPNLIAFDNQNARLVFGVSSNQAIDKVEKIEVTGDSVLLSGSLMSGTGLTTGGLEKGFNQGIQVGEASDFSVNFAMTLRGSQSISALPLGEQTLLNIHADWPHPSFKGLLPAEREITANGFTASWNISHLTRNYPQEFIKSNQSTLAEVVANAMLFEPVTHYGKIERSVKYGLLFIVLTFIMLFIFELGQKTSLSTVQYMLVGSAMALFYLLLLSLSEHLAFLQAYLIAACIPVLSVSAYVGSATASLKRGAIVGTMLVSLYAVLYSILQLEDYALLMGTGLLLVVLLILMFVTRHQPKNTVQ, via the coding sequence ATGTTTAACATTATTTTCTGGGTGCTCACGTTACTGAGTTTGGCGCTATTTGGCGGCGCCATCTATTTAGTGGCGCGTGCACTCCTTAAAAAACTCAATCGTGATCAAGGAACAGATATGTCAGCACAGGAACAGCCTGCCACAGCAAAGGGAGCGGCATTGAAAAACACCACGCTATTAAAAGCCTTAACTATTGGCATACTGTCGATTGTGGCCTTGCTACCGCTTGGGATCATCATGGACATGACGTCCGATCGCGAAGCCCTGTACCACAGTGTGGTCGATGAAATCGGCCGCTCATGGGGCGAACAACAAACGCTCTCAGGCCCAGCGCTGGTGATCCCCTACAGCTATTTTGTGATGCAGGAAGAAGTCAGTAACGACGGCAAAACTCGCCACGAAGTAAAGCGCACCTATCAGGACGAGCTGGTGATCCTGCCGAAAAAACTCAGCCTCGATTTAGATTTAAAGCATGATTTTCGCACCCGCGGCATTTACCAATCTCTGGTGTATAACGCTGCACTTAATGGGCAGGCTGAATTTCGCTTAAACCGTTACGATATTCCTAACCTTATCGCCTTCGATAATCAAAATGCCCGCTTAGTCTTTGGGGTATCATCGAATCAAGCAATTGATAAGGTGGAAAAAATTGAGGTAACAGGCGATTCAGTCCTACTCTCTGGCTCGCTGATGTCAGGCACAGGCCTGACGACTGGCGGTCTAGAGAAAGGTTTTAATCAAGGGATCCAAGTCGGCGAAGCGAGTGATTTTAGCGTGAACTTTGCCATGACACTGCGCGGCTCACAGTCGATTAGTGCCCTGCCATTAGGCGAACAAACCCTGCTGAATATCCATGCCGATTGGCCGCACCCAAGTTTTAAAGGCTTACTCCCAGCAGAGCGCGAAATCACTGCTAATGGATTTACTGCCAGCTGGAATATCAGTCACTTAACCCGTAACTATCCGCAAGAATTTATTAAGAGTAACCAGTCGACACTCGCAGAAGTCGTCGCCAATGCCATGCTGTTTGAGCCTGTGACCCATTACGGCAAGATTGAGCGCTCAGTTAAATATGGCCTGTTGTTTATCGTACTGACTTTTATCATGCTATTTATTTTCGAGCTGGGGCAAAAGACCAGCCTAAGCACAGTGCAATACATGCTGGTTGGCAGCGCCATGGCCCTGTTCTACCTGCTGTTATTATCACTCTCGGAGCACCTTGCCTTCCTGCAAGCCTATTTGATCGCCGCCTGTATTCCGGTGTTGTCAGTCTCCGCCTATGTGGGCAGTGCCACCGCCAGTCTTAAGCGTGGCGCGATTGTCGGCACTATGCTGGTGAGCTTGTATGCGGTGCTGTACTCGATACTGCAACTAGAAGATTACGCCCTACTGATGGGCACCGGCTTGTTACTCGTAGTATTACTGATTTTGATGTTCGTGACCCGCCATCAACCCAAGAATACGGTGCAATAG